The Blattabacterium sp. DPU genome includes a window with the following:
- the miaA gene encoding tRNA (adenosine(37)-N6)-dimethylallyltransferase MiaA, translated as MGKTRLSLFLAEKLKTEILSCDSRQFYKELKIGTSIPTVEELSQIPHHFIGHLSIHNTYNAKLFEIDSLKKISKLFTKYSILIMVGGSSLYEKAVTEGLSEFPEINPNVRDYLIYHFKKNGISFLQKEFFKFKKTGESIDICNPRRLIRYLEIVLSTGKNPSFFFHKKKKRNFIILKIGLIMPKYKIFYRINNRVDNMMKIGLLDEAKLYYHYRNLNSLQTIGYKEIFDFIHKGEMDLNKIGEKIKNNTRKYVKKQLTWYKKDPSIIWFDPKKKEEILNFILLKIVGNTGFEPVTPCL; from the coding sequence GTGGGAAAAACACGTCTTTCCTTATTTTTAGCTGAAAAATTAAAAACTGAAATTTTATCCTGTGATTCTAGACAATTTTATAAGGAATTAAAAATAGGAACATCTATACCTACTGTGGAAGAACTATCTCAGATTCCTCATCATTTTATTGGACATTTAAGCATTCATAATACTTATAATGCTAAATTGTTTGAAATAGATTCTTTAAAAAAAATATCAAAATTATTTACTAAATATTCTATATTAATTATGGTAGGAGGTTCTAGTTTATATGAAAAAGCAGTAACAGAAGGCTTATCTGAATTTCCTGAAATAAATCCTAATGTTAGAGATTATTTAATTTATCATTTTAAAAAAAATGGAATTTCTTTTTTACAAAAAGAATTTTTTAAATTTAAAAAAACAGGAGAATCAATAGATATTTGTAATCCTAGACGTTTAATTCGATATTTAGAAATAGTTCTATCTACAGGAAAAAATCCTTCTTTTTTTTTTCATAAAAAAAAGAAAAGAAACTTTATAATATTGAAAATAGGATTAATAATGCCTAAATATAAAATTTTTTATAGAATAAATAATAGAGTAGATAATATGATGAAAATAGGTTTATTAGATGAAGCTAAACTCTATTATCATTATAGAAATTTAAATAGTTTACAAACTATAGGATATAAAGAAATATTTGATTTTATTCATAAAGGAGAAATGGATTTGAATAAAATAGGAGAAAAAATAAAAAATAATACCCGAAAGTATGTTAAAAAACAATTGACTTGGTATAAAAAGGATCCATCAATTATATGGTTTGACCCAAAAAAAAAAGAAGAAATATTAAATTTTATTCTATTAAAAATAGTGGGCAATACTGGATTTGAACCAGTGACCCCCTGCTTGTAA
- the aroC gene encoding chorismate synthase, with protein MAGNIFGNLFRVSTFGESHGIALGGVIDGCPAGVKLNFKEIQYELNRRKPGQSSIVTSRNEPDQINFLSGIFNNKTTGTPIGFIIYNKDHKSDDYDHIQEVYRPSHSDLTYEKKYGIRDYRGGGRSSARETICRVVAGAIAKQLIKNIKIISYVSSVGDIFLNKSYQELDLSRESIEKNPIRCPDPDTAKKMISKIQEIKNKGDTIGGIITCVIKNIPIGIGEPVFDKLHSELGKAMLSINAVKGFEYGSGFHGTKLTGSQHNDLFLKNGKTKTNLSGGIQGGISNGMDIYFRIAFKPVATIMKKQKTIDKYGNIVFIEGKGRHDPCVLPRAIPIVESMTALVLVDYCMYNNLSKFSSITIE; from the coding sequence ATGGCAGGGAATATATTTGGAAATTTATTTAGAGTTAGCACTTTTGGAGAAAGCCATGGAATCGCATTAGGTGGAGTTATCGATGGATGTCCAGCAGGAGTAAAATTAAATTTCAAAGAAATTCAATATGAATTAAATAGAAGAAAACCGGGACAATCATCTATAGTTACTTCTAGAAATGAACCTGATCAAATAAATTTTTTATCTGGAATATTTAATAATAAAACCACAGGAACTCCCATTGGTTTTATTATTTATAACAAAGATCATAAATCGGATGATTATGATCATATTCAAGAAGTTTATCGCCCGTCTCATTCAGATTTAACATATGAAAAAAAATATGGAATCAGAGATTACAGAGGAGGAGGACGTTCTTCTGCAAGAGAAACAATATGTAGAGTAGTAGCTGGAGCCATTGCTAAACAATTAATAAAAAATATTAAAATCATATCTTATGTTTCTTCTGTTGGAGATATATTTTTAAATAAATCTTATCAAGAATTAGATCTTTCCAGAGAATCAATAGAAAAAAATCCTATAAGATGTCCTGATCCAGATACTGCGAAAAAAATGATATCTAAGATTCAGGAAATTAAAAATAAAGGAGATACTATAGGAGGAATAATTACTTGTGTAATTAAAAATATTCCAATAGGAATTGGAGAACCTGTTTTTGATAAATTACATTCTGAATTAGGAAAAGCTATGCTTTCAATTAATGCTGTAAAAGGATTTGAATATGGAAGTGGATTTCATGGAACTAAATTGACTGGTTCTCAACATAATGATTTATTTTTAAAAAATGGAAAAACCAAAACAAATTTATCCGGAGGAATACAAGGAGGAATTTCAAATGGAATGGATATTTATTTTAGAATAGCGTTTAAACCTGTAGCTACAATAATGAAAAAACAAAAAACCATAGATAAATATGGAAATATTGTTTTTATAGAAGGAAAAGGAAGACATGACCCTTGTGTTTTACCTCGTGCTATTCCTATTGTTGAATCTATGACCGCTTTAGTTTTAGTAGATTACTGTATGTATAATAATTTATCTAAATTTTCTTCAATTACAATTGAATAA
- a CDS encoding DEAD/DEAH box helicase: MKTFKEYNFFDDNIIRAIEDIGFKYPTPIQEKVITFLLSSKKDIIALAQTGTGKTAAFGLPIIQKIDFDSTFPKALILCPTRELCIQITRDLCRFSKFSSFIKIVSLYGGANINSQIQSLKSKTHIIVGTPGRIIDLMKRKKLCFDKIQYLVLDEADEMLNMGFKDELDSIIEKLPKNRQSLLFSATMSKYMNVIAHKYLIDPVEIITGKKNIGSDDVKHIYYIIENFKKKYLALKRIVDINPDIYGIIFCGTKKETKEIAEFLIKDGYNADALYGDLSQTQRESVMNRFRNRNLQFLVATDVAARGLDINNITHVINYNLPKESEIYVHRSGRTGRAGNVGISVCIIQKKEIRNLKEFEKRIGKSFDRVMVPTGKEICEKQLFYFIEKVKKTVVDEKLMNKFLPEIQKNLEFFDKKELIKRFSWIEFNHFINFYKNSQDLNPISYNKKNCNFLYNKKKFFSKLFLNIGFKDNLTKLGLINLINQAVNNSRINIGHIEILSNSSLFEVEKRYRNKILIGMSRINHMGRPLSIEIKN, translated from the coding sequence ATGAAAACATTTAAAGAATATAATTTTTTTGATGATAATATAATTCGAGCTATAGAAGATATTGGTTTTAAATATCCAACACCAATACAAGAAAAAGTTATTACTTTTTTATTGTCTTCAAAAAAAGATATTATAGCATTAGCTCAAACTGGAACAGGAAAAACGGCTGCTTTTGGACTTCCAATTATTCAAAAAATAGATTTTGATTCTACTTTTCCTAAAGCTTTAATTTTATGTCCTACAAGAGAATTGTGTATACAAATAACACGAGATCTTTGTCGTTTTTCAAAATTTTCATCATTTATAAAAATTGTTTCTTTATATGGAGGAGCTAATATTAATTCTCAAATTCAATCTTTGAAAAGTAAAACTCATATTATAGTAGGAACTCCGGGAAGAATTATTGATTTAATGAAAAGAAAAAAATTATGTTTTGATAAAATTCAATATTTAGTACTTGATGAAGCTGATGAAATGTTAAATATGGGATTTAAAGATGAATTAGATTCTATCATAGAAAAATTACCAAAAAATAGACAAAGTCTCTTATTTTCAGCAACAATGTCTAAATATATGAACGTAATAGCTCATAAATATTTAATAGATCCTGTAGAAATTATTACAGGAAAAAAAAATATAGGTTCAGATGATGTCAAACATATTTATTATATAATAGAAAATTTTAAAAAAAAATATTTAGCTCTGAAAAGAATTGTAGACATAAATCCTGATATTTATGGGATTATATTTTGTGGTACTAAAAAAGAAACTAAAGAAATAGCAGAATTTTTAATTAAAGATGGTTATAATGCAGATGCTTTATATGGAGATCTTTCACAAACACAACGTGAATCTGTTATGAACAGATTTAGAAATAGAAATTTACAATTTCTTGTAGCAACAGATGTTGCTGCTCGTGGACTAGATATTAATAATATAACTCATGTTATTAATTATAATCTTCCAAAAGAAAGTGAAATCTATGTTCATAGAAGTGGGCGTACTGGTCGAGCTGGAAATGTAGGAATTTCTGTTTGTATTATACAAAAAAAAGAAATTAGAAATTTGAAAGAATTTGAAAAAAGAATTGGAAAAAGTTTTGATCGTGTTATGGTTCCTACCGGAAAAGAAATATGTGAAAAACAACTTTTTTATTTTATAGAAAAAGTAAAAAAAACAGTTGTAGATGAAAAATTAATGAATAAATTTCTTCCTGAAATACAAAAAAATTTAGAATTTTTTGATAAAAAAGAATTAATAAAACGTTTTTCTTGGATAGAATTCAATCATTTTATAAATTTTTATAAAAATTCTCAAGATTTAAATCCAATCTCTTACAACAAAAAAAATTGTAATTTTTTGTATAATAAAAAAAAATTCTTTTCAAAACTTTTTTTAAACATAGGATTTAAAGACAATTTGACAAAATTAGGACTGATAAATTTAATCAATCAAGCAGTTAATAATTCACGTATTAATATTGGTCACATAGAAATTTTATCAAATTCTTCGTTATTTGAAGTAGAAAAACGTTATAGAAATAAAATATTAATAGGAATGAGTAGAATAAACCATATGGGAAGACCTCTTTCTATAGAAATTAAAAACTAG
- a CDS encoding MATE family efflux transporter, whose amino-acid sequence MVGFLGKQALASVSLANAVFFVVIIFGLGISTAISTLIASTDAKQEYKKGAIIFHHGLVFNFFLSVFMYGLIYIFCYIFPYLGQPKEILNETIFFLKIISISLIPWMMFEVFRKFSEGLSLVFPSLIVTWISAFINIILNYILLHGKCGFPKLGIIGVAYATLISRTTMLIGIFVLLYKYEKVRNYYNQLKYFFLEKKYIKKILKIGIPSGLHMLFEMSAFAFSSFISGKCGIKVLAAHQIVISLVSSTFLLSSGFSVTATIRIGKQLALKNYLELKRIGKSIFFMGFIFMIICSFFFFFFRNYIPYFYIKNDNEVIFIAKKMIVIASFFQLSDGLQGIILGALRGLQDVHIPMWISFFSYWIIAIPTAWFLSIKMGGIGIWIGLGLGLTTSAILFFIRYETIIQKLIKKIE is encoded by the coding sequence ATGGTTGGTTTTTTAGGAAAACAAGCTTTAGCTTCTGTTTCATTAGCTAATGCTGTTTTTTTTGTTGTAATCATTTTTGGATTAGGAATATCAACAGCAATCTCTACTTTAATAGCATCTACGGATGCAAAACAAGAATATAAAAAAGGAGCTATTATTTTTCATCATGGATTAGTTTTCAATTTTTTTTTGTCTGTATTTATGTATGGATTAATATATATATTTTGTTACATTTTTCCTTATTTAGGACAACCTAAAGAAATATTAAATGAAACCATATTTTTCTTAAAAATAATATCTATTTCTTTGATTCCTTGGATGATGTTCGAAGTTTTTAGGAAATTTTCGGAAGGGTTATCTCTAGTATTTCCTAGTTTGATTGTTACTTGGATTTCTGCTTTTATTAATATTATACTAAATTATATTTTGCTTCATGGAAAATGTGGTTTTCCTAAATTGGGAATTATTGGCGTTGCTTATGCTACTTTAATATCTCGTACAACTATGTTAATAGGTATTTTCGTTTTATTATATAAATACGAAAAAGTACGAAATTATTATAATCAATTAAAATATTTTTTTTTAGAAAAAAAATATATAAAAAAAATATTGAAAATAGGTATTCCTTCTGGATTGCATATGCTATTTGAAATGAGTGCTTTTGCTTTTTCTTCTTTTATATCAGGAAAATGTGGAATTAAAGTATTAGCAGCTCATCAAATAGTTATTAGTTTAGTTTCTTCTACTTTTCTTCTTAGTAGTGGGTTTTCTGTAACAGCTACAATAAGAATAGGAAAACAACTAGCTTTAAAAAATTATTTAGAATTGAAAAGGATAGGAAAATCTATTTTTTTTATGGGTTTTATTTTTATGATAATTTGCAGTTTTTTCTTTTTCTTTTTTAGAAATTATATTCCATATTTTTATATAAAAAATGATAATGAAGTTATTTTTATTGCAAAAAAAATGATTGTGATTGCTAGTTTTTTTCAATTATCTGATGGATTACAAGGAATAATATTAGGAGCATTAAGAGGATTACAAGATGTTCATATCCCTATGTGGATCAGTTTTTTTTCTTATTGGATTATTGCTATACCTACAGCATGGTTTTTATCTATTAAAATGGGAGGAATAGGAATATGGATTGGATTAGGATTAGGATTAACTACTTCAGCTATATTATTTTTTATAAGATATGAAACTATAATTCAAAAGCTTATTAAAAAAATAGAATAA
- the gcvT gene encoding glycine cleavage system aminomethyltransferase GcvT: MTENKKNIIKKTILYNNHIELGAKMVNYSGFYMPLQYISSLKEHMFVRNHAGIFDVSHMGKFILKGKDSDRLIQYITTNNLCKIKIGQAQYTCIINEEGGIIDDLVIYKISDKEFLLIVNAANIEKDKKWIKDQIKKQKHSDVKLIDISLEYSILSIQGPSSLFYIQKLTNVSLDKIPFYHFKIGTFSEIKNVLISRTGYTGSKGIEIYISNENAEKIWNNILETRKGKIIPCGIASRNSLRLEMGYRLYGQDISEDITPIEADLSWIVKFEKEFIAKNILQKQKKEKKYKKKFLSFTVEEKNKIPRQGHLLIDKNGTNIGYVTSGIYSPILKKGIGLGYLTNKKKTNSIFLFIRNQKIPIKIGKLPFIEIQN, from the coding sequence ATGACGGAAAATAAAAAAAATATTATTAAAAAAACAATTTTATATAACAATCATATTGAATTAGGGGCAAAAATGGTTAACTATTCTGGTTTTTACATGCCTCTTCAATATATTTCTTCTTTAAAAGAACATATGTTTGTAAGAAATCATGCTGGAATTTTTGATGTAAGTCATATGGGAAAATTTATTTTGAAAGGAAAAGATTCTGATAGATTAATTCAATATATAACTACAAACAATTTATGTAAAATTAAAATTGGACAAGCACAATACACTTGTATAATTAATGAAGAAGGAGGGATCATAGATGATTTAGTTATTTATAAGATTTCTGATAAAGAATTTTTACTTATAGTAAATGCAGCTAATATTGAAAAAGATAAAAAATGGATAAAAGATCAAATCAAGAAACAAAAACATTCTGATGTAAAATTAATAGATATTTCTTTAGAATATTCTATTTTATCTATTCAAGGACCATCATCTCTATTTTATATTCAAAAATTAACAAATGTATCATTAGATAAAATTCCTTTCTACCATTTTAAAATAGGAACATTTTCAGAAATAAAAAATGTATTAATTTCTAGAACAGGATATACAGGATCTAAAGGAATAGAAATTTATATTTCTAACGAAAATGCAGAAAAAATATGGAATAATATTTTAGAAACGAGAAAAGGAAAAATAATTCCTTGTGGAATAGCAAGTAGAAATTCGTTAAGATTAGAAATGGGATACCGATTATATGGACAAGATATATCTGAAGATATAACCCCTATAGAAGCGGATTTATCTTGGATAGTTAAATTTGAAAAAGAATTTATAGCAAAAAATATATTACAAAAACAAAAAAAAGAAAAAAAATATAAAAAAAAATTTCTCTCTTTTACGGTAGAAGAAAAAAACAAAATACCAAGACAAGGACATTTACTAATAGATAAAAATGGAACAAATATTGGCTATGTAACTTCTGGTATTTATTCTCCAATTTTAAAAAAAGGAATTGGATTAGGATATTTAACCAATAAAAAAAAAACAAATTCTATATTTCTTTTTATAAGAAATCAAAAAATACCCATTAAAATAGGTAAATTACCTTTTATAGAAATACAAAATTAA
- a CDS encoding 6-pyruvoyl trahydropterin synthase family protein yields the protein MIVTVSRKGYFSAAHKLYNNCWSYEKNIEIFGKCAHFNYHGHNYEYIASITGKIDPETGFVFNLQKLKSILYDEIEKFFDHKNMNLDIEEFSSKNPTIENIVIFMWNKINKRISSNLDLKITLYETKNNFAEYDGK from the coding sequence ATGATAGTTACTGTAAGTAGAAAAGGATATTTTAGCGCTGCACATAAACTTTATAATAATTGTTGGAGTTATGAAAAAAATATTGAAATATTTGGGAAATGTGCCCATTTTAATTATCATGGTCACAATTATGAATATATTGCTAGTATTACAGGAAAAATAGATCCAGAAACAGGATTTGTTTTCAATTTACAAAAATTGAAATCTATTCTCTATGATGAAATAGAAAAATTTTTTGATCATAAAAATATGAATTTAGATATTGAAGAATTTTCATCAAAAAATCCAACTATAGAAAATATAGTTATTTTCATGTGGAATAAAATAAATAAAAGAATATCTTCTAACTTAGATTTAAAAATAACTTTGTACGAAACGAAAAATAATTTTGCTGAATATGACGGAAAATAA
- a CDS encoding isopentenyl-diphosphate Delta-isomerase, whose product MKKKERYDEYLIPLIGMKNQIIGFENKKEIHMKGLLHSAISVFIFNTKNDLMLQKRSSIKYHSSLLWTNTCCSHPRKNESLLKAAHRCLIEEMGFDCFLEQRFSFIYNEFLSNGLIENELDHVFVGYYEKPPVINFKEVDSWKWISLNELVKNISVYPDSYTIWLKIIINKYFNQLNYDSYCK is encoded by the coding sequence ATGAAAAAAAAAGAACGATATGATGAATATCTTATTCCTTTAATAGGAATGAAAAATCAAATTATTGGATTTGAAAATAAAAAAGAAATTCATATGAAAGGACTACTACATAGTGCCATTTCTGTTTTTATTTTTAATACCAAAAATGATTTAATGTTGCAAAAAAGATCTTCAATAAAATATCATTCTTCTTTACTTTGGACTAATACTTGTTGCAGTCATCCTAGAAAAAATGAGTCTCTTTTAAAAGCAGCTCATCGTTGTCTAATAGAAGAAATGGGTTTTGATTGTTTTTTGGAACAAAGATTTAGCTTTATTTATAATGAATTTTTAAGTAATGGTTTAATAGAAAATGAATTAGATCATGTTTTTGTTGGATACTATGAAAAACCTCCAGTTATTAATTTTAAAGAAGTAGATAGTTGGAAATGGATCTCATTAAATGAATTAGTAAAAAATATTTCTGTTTATCCAGATTCTTATACTATTTGGCTAAAAATTATTATTAATAAATATTTTAATCAACTAAACTATGATAGTTACTGTAAGTAG
- a CDS encoding PaaI family thioesterase, which produces MKNKIQKILNELNDLKQITLINMMQIQFIFLSNKLDTLIAKMPINSNLLQPFGYLHGGATMILAESVGSSISLINVKKNKKENDFNVFSIEISANHVRSIRKGILFAKAKICHKGNTLHFVQVNIYDEKKNIISFCKLTNIIIIKKQICP; this is translated from the coding sequence ATGAAAAATAAAATTCAAAAAATATTAAATGAATTAAATGATTTAAAACAAATTACATTAATAAACATGATGCAAATTCAATTTATTTTTTTATCCAATAAATTGGATACACTGATAGCAAAAATGCCTATAAATAGTAATCTTCTTCAACCTTTTGGTTATTTACATGGAGGAGCTACTATGATTTTAGCTGAAAGTGTGGGGAGTTCTATTTCTCTCATTAATGTTAAAAAAAATAAAAAAGAAAACGATTTCAATGTTTTTAGTATTGAAATATCTGCCAATCATGTTAGATCCATAAGAAAAGGTATTTTGTTTGCTAAAGCTAAAATTTGTCATAAAGGAAATACTTTACATTTTGTTCAAGTTAATATTTATGATGAAAAAAAAAATATCATTAGTTTTTGTAAACTAACTAATATAATAATTATCAAAAAACAAATATGTCCATAG
- a CDS encoding chorismate-binding protein → MSIEISVFSLYRKIIKNYYNHNNFVLFRKPYDKKIFFYSNYNYNSVSEKFFLIKNFDHNHTIKIYPKKIYYVDIQKYSKKENISYSYWENNSSLLTYSMKYKDLIKKAVDSIKKGFFKKVVLSRFIKISFRCFYFKNTFTKLIYAYPNALISLWYDFHHGFWIGCTPELLMKCFNNKLKISALAGTIWGDHKWTKKEIEEHKIVIRYILHLLKFYKGSIHVENTKILKIGHLKHLETSIFFSFHKEPDYYEILSRLHPTPSICGFPKEKSLDFIYKNEKCKRNFYTGYIGMVNQKNMELYLNLRCVNIKEDKKEMTLYAGSGITIDSDIHQEYMETENKIKNILSQLIFK, encoded by the coding sequence ATGTCCATAGAAATTAGTGTCTTTTCTTTATATAGAAAAATTATCAAAAATTATTATAACCATAATAATTTTGTTCTCTTTAGAAAACCTTATGATAAAAAAATATTTTTTTATTCAAACTATAATTATAATTCTGTAAGTGAAAAATTTTTTTTGATAAAAAATTTTGATCATAATCACACTATAAAAATATATCCTAAAAAAATTTATTATGTAGATATACAAAAATATTCTAAAAAAGAAAATATTTCCTATTCTTATTGGGAAAATAATTCTTCTTTATTAACATATTCTATGAAATATAAAGATTTAATAAAAAAAGCTGTAGATAGTATAAAAAAAGGATTTTTTAAAAAAGTTGTTTTATCCAGATTTATAAAAATTTCTTTTCGTTGCTTTTATTTTAAAAATACATTTACAAAATTAATTTATGCATATCCTAATGCTTTAATAAGTCTTTGGTATGATTTTCATCATGGATTTTGGATTGGATGTACTCCAGAATTACTTATGAAATGTTTTAATAATAAATTAAAAATATCCGCTTTAGCAGGAACTATTTGGGGAGATCATAAATGGACAAAAAAAGAAATAGAGGAACATAAAATTGTAATAAGATATATTCTTCATCTGCTGAAATTTTATAAAGGATCTATTCATGTAGAAAATACTAAAATACTAAAAATAGGTCACTTAAAGCATTTAGAAACTTCAATTTTTTTTTCTTTTCATAAAGAACCGGATTATTATGAAATATTGAGTCGTTTACATCCAACTCCTTCTATATGTGGATTTCCAAAAGAAAAATCCTTGGATTTTATTTATAAAAATGAAAAATGTAAAAGAAATTTTTATACAGGATATATTGGTATGGTAAATCAAAAAAATATGGAATTATACCTTAATTTGAGATGTGTCAACATAAAAGAAGATAAAAAAGAGATGACTTTATATGCAGGTAGTGGAATTACCATAGATAGTGATATACATCAAGAATACATGGAAACAGAAAATAAAATAAAAAATATTCTTTCTCAACTTATTTTTAAATAA
- a CDS encoding NAD(P)/FAD-dependent oxidoreductase: MNIPKGNNLKRVVIIGAGFAGLQVAKKLKRDKFQVVLIDKNNYHTFLPLLYQVATAGLEPDSIAHSIRNIIKKTKNFFFRLAKVYYINTKKQKIYTNIGDLCYDYLIVATGSITNYFGNKNIESFALPMKSIPEALNLRSLILQDFESALLTKDNKKKERLMTFVIVGGGPTGVELAGALAEMKKYVLPHDYPDLDIRYMNIHLLQATSRLLDGMSESSAKQAYKNLKELGVIIWLNCLVKDYNGEIVFMEKDKKIESSNVIWAAGVKGAIIKGFLQEDIKGGRILVDNYLNTLRYKNIFAIGDIAYMNKNNHYPNGYPMTAQPAIQQGNYLAKYLNCLSEKKKIKPFIYRNLGSMATIGRNKAVCDFPYLKLKGFLAWIVWMFVHLVSLVGFRNRAIALTNWIIQYFHYNKSVRLIIRPFHRKKKII; encoded by the coding sequence ATGAATATACCAAAAGGAAACAACCTAAAAAGAGTCGTAATTATTGGTGCTGGATTTGCAGGATTACAAGTAGCAAAAAAATTAAAAAGAGATAAATTTCAAGTAGTTCTTATAGATAAAAATAATTATCACACTTTTTTACCTTTATTGTATCAAGTAGCGACAGCAGGTTTAGAACCAGATTCTATAGCACATTCCATTAGAAATATTATTAAAAAAACAAAAAATTTTTTCTTTAGATTAGCTAAAGTTTATTATATAAATACAAAAAAACAAAAAATATATACCAATATAGGAGATTTATGTTATGATTATTTAATTGTAGCAACAGGATCTATAACTAATTATTTTGGAAATAAAAATATAGAATCTTTTGCTCTTCCTATGAAATCTATTCCAGAAGCTTTAAATCTAAGAAGTCTTATTTTACAGGATTTTGAATCTGCTTTATTAACGAAAGATAATAAAAAAAAAGAGAGACTTATGACTTTTGTCATTGTAGGAGGAGGACCTACCGGAGTTGAATTAGCTGGAGCTTTAGCTGAAATGAAAAAATATGTATTACCACATGATTATCCTGATTTAGATATTCGATATATGAATATTCACTTATTACAAGCTACTTCTAGATTATTGGATGGAATGTCTGAGTCCTCAGCTAAACAAGCTTATAAAAATTTAAAAGAATTAGGAGTTATTATTTGGTTAAATTGTTTGGTTAAGGATTATAATGGAGAAATAGTTTTTATGGAAAAAGATAAAAAGATAGAATCTTCTAATGTAATATGGGCCGCAGGAGTAAAAGGTGCTATTATAAAAGGGTTTTTACAAGAAGATATAAAAGGAGGTAGAATTTTAGTAGATAATTATCTTAATACTTTAAGATACAAAAACATTTTTGCTATTGGAGATATTGCTTATATGAATAAAAATAACCATTATCCTAATGGTTATCCGATGACTGCTCAACCAGCTATACAACAGGGTAATTATTTGGCTAAATATTTAAATTGTTTATCAGAAAAAAAAAAGATAAAACCTTTTATTTATAGAAATTTAGGTTCTATGGCTACTATTGGAAGAAATAAAGCTGTATGTGATTTTCCTTATTTAAAATTAAAGGGTTTTTTAGCATGGATTGTTTGGATGTTTGTTCATTTAGTTAGTTTAGTCGGTTTTAGAAATAGAGCTATAGCTTTAACAAATTGGATTATTCAATATTTTCATTATAATAAAAGTGTTCGTTTAATTATAAGACCTTTCCATAGAAAAAAAAAAATTATTTAA
- a CDS encoding zinc metallopeptidase, producing MTYYFIVGTTFLLSVIVNTILKNKFRAYSKLYLHSHMSGKEIAEKMLNDHGIYDVHVLSIEGELTDHYNPINKTINLSEKVYNDTTTASTAVAAHECGHALQHRLGYNLLKLRNHLVPILNFSSQFINLAIVSGLTIFYSSGGKDSLILKLGIGLFFLVVIFSFLTLPIEFDASNRALNWLKNKNVVNYQEYHKAKESLNWAAMTYVISALGSLAQLIYFLSFFSSKKDEHF from the coding sequence ATGACTTATTATTTCATTGTTGGAACTACTTTTTTACTAAGTGTTATTGTTAATACAATATTGAAAAATAAGTTTAGAGCTTATTCTAAACTTTATTTACACTCACATATGAGTGGAAAAGAAATCGCAGAAAAAATGTTAAACGATCATGGAATATATGACGTTCATGTCCTTTCTATAGAAGGAGAACTAACTGATCATTATAATCCTATAAATAAAACAATTAATTTAAGCGAAAAGGTTTATAATGATACAACAACAGCTTCAACTGCAGTAGCGGCTCATGAATGTGGTCATGCTTTACAACATAGATTAGGTTATAATTTATTAAAATTGCGAAATCATTTAGTTCCTATTCTTAATTTTAGCTCTCAATTCATTAACTTAGCGATTGTATCTGGATTAACTATTTTTTATAGTTCAGGAGGAAAAGATTCTTTGATCCTAAAATTAGGAATAGGATTATTTTTTTTGGTTGTCATTTTTTCTTTTCTCACATTGCCTATAGAATTTGACGCAAGTAATAGAGCTTTGAATTGGCTAAAAAATAAAAATGTAGTAAACTACCAAGAATATCATAAAGCAAAAGAATCCCTAAATTGGGCTGCTATGACTTACGTTATTTCTGCTTTGGGAAGTTTAGCTCAATTGATATATTTTTTATCTTTTTTTAGTAGTAAAAAAGATGAACATTTTTAA
- a CDS encoding 30S ribosomal protein THX, producing the protein MGKGDKKTRRGKIKNKTYGNLRPNPRNSSNKKKK; encoded by the coding sequence ATGGGAAAAGGTGATAAAAAAACTAGAAGAGGAAAAATAAAAAATAAAACTTATGGAAATCTTCGTCCAAATCCAAGAAATTCCAGTAATAAAAAAAAAAAGTAA